A region of Bradyrhizobium sp. SZCCHNS1050 DNA encodes the following proteins:
- a CDS encoding class I SAM-dependent methyltransferase: MNLREQWEAEAGRWLAWARAPGHDSFWRHHREQFSRLLPPPGALTLDIGCGEGRLSRHLASEGHRVVGVDASPSLIAAARAADPTIGVVRADAAALPLADACADLAIAFMSLQDVDAMPAAVRELARVLRRGGRFCMAIVHPLNSAGRFASLASDAPFVIQGSYLDSYTFSDAIERDGLSMTFHSAHRPLQSYFEALEAEGFLIEALREPSIPEAIITRDSSRRWLRVPLFLHLRCLRP, encoded by the coding sequence ATGAATTTGCGCGAGCAGTGGGAAGCAGAGGCCGGCCGGTGGCTCGCCTGGGCGAGAGCGCCGGGTCACGACAGCTTCTGGCGCCACCATCGCGAGCAATTCAGCCGCTTGCTGCCGCCGCCCGGTGCGCTCACGCTCGACATCGGCTGCGGCGAGGGCAGGCTGTCGCGACATCTCGCCTCCGAAGGGCACAGAGTGGTCGGCGTCGATGCATCGCCGTCGTTGATCGCCGCGGCCCGGGCGGCCGATCCCACGATCGGCGTCGTGCGTGCCGACGCGGCCGCGCTGCCGCTGGCCGATGCATGCGCGGATCTCGCGATCGCCTTCATGTCGCTGCAGGACGTTGACGCGATGCCGGCCGCGGTGCGCGAGCTTGCGCGGGTTCTCAGGCGCGGCGGCCGCTTCTGCATGGCGATCGTCCACCCGCTCAACTCGGCCGGGCGGTTCGCGAGCCTGGCATCGGATGCGCCCTTCGTCATCCAGGGCAGCTATCTGGACTCCTACACCTTCAGCGACGCAATCGAGCGCGACGGGCTCAGCATGACCTTCCACAGCGCGCATCGCCCGCTGCAGAGCTATTTCGAAGCGCTGGAAGCGGAGGGATTCCTGATCGAGGCGCTGCGCGAGCCGTCCATTCCCGAAGCAATTATCACCCGCGACAGCAGCCGGCGCTGGCTGCGCGTGCCGCTATTCCTGCATCTGCGGTGCCTGCGCCCGTGA
- a CDS encoding VOC family protein, which yields MAKHKNTICLWFDKDAEAAARFYAELFPDSEVTAVHRAPGDYPSGKAGDVLTVQFTVCGIPCLGLNGGPAFTHNESFSFQIATDDQAETDRYWSAIVGNDGQESQCGWCKDKWGISWQITPRALTDAMAAGGAEAKRVFAAMMTMKKIDVAAIEAARRG from the coding sequence ATGGCAAAGCACAAGAACACGATCTGTCTGTGGTTCGACAAGGACGCAGAGGCCGCCGCGCGCTTCTACGCCGAACTGTTTCCGGACAGCGAAGTGACGGCGGTCCATCGCGCGCCGGGTGACTACCCTTCCGGCAAGGCCGGCGACGTGCTGACGGTGCAATTCACGGTGTGTGGCATCCCCTGTCTCGGCCTCAATGGCGGACCTGCGTTCACCCACAACGAATCCTTCTCGTTCCAGATCGCCACCGACGATCAAGCGGAGACGGACCGCTATTGGAGTGCCATTGTCGGCAATGACGGCCAGGAAAGCCAATGCGGCTGGTGCAAGGACAAATGGGGCATCTCCTGGCAGATCACGCCGCGCGCGCTCACCGACGCGATGGCGGCCGGCGGAGCCGAGGCCAAGCGCGTGTTTGCCGCGATGATGACGATGAAGAAGATCGACGTCGCCGCCATCGAGGCAGCGCGGCGGGGATGA
- a CDS encoding DUF4340 domain-containing protein, with translation MKGLPILLTALLGGQLALALTFAVNRSDHAAFDAKEPLVAFAPAKVDQVAIDDDAGHTVTLARKDGKWVIPALSDFPADTTKVNGLLDRIAGLKKGWPIAKTDAAAERFKVTEKVHERRVVLTSGGSRVGELLVGTSPAYRQVHVRAGDASPVYAVELATYDIGAEPSAWMQHGMLDTPRDKIASVSVGDVTIDGKDGKFTLAGLGKDEKPRPDKIDALVSAMAHPLFDGVRGKGKAALTQTDAPDITVTLKRTDGSQLIYRYKKDAGGGYLFTRSAEDYLFHVSADTAAPIVLATRAALIEPPKPDKAPNANSSGNKNSNDKSSEDKVSGAKSPDDNAAKAETAGAKADQAPAAAALQAAPTSSHGADQASHGGAEPPKSPGG, from the coding sequence ATGAAAGGGCTTCCCATCCTGCTCACCGCGCTGCTGGGTGGCCAGCTCGCGCTGGCTCTCACCTTCGCGGTCAACCGCTCCGATCATGCCGCGTTCGACGCCAAGGAGCCGCTGGTCGCGTTCGCGCCGGCCAAGGTCGATCAGGTCGCGATCGACGACGACGCCGGCCACACCGTCACGCTCGCGCGGAAGGACGGCAAATGGGTGATCCCTGCGTTGTCGGACTTTCCCGCCGACACGACCAAGGTCAATGGCCTGCTCGACCGCATCGCCGGCCTGAAGAAGGGCTGGCCGATCGCGAAGACCGATGCCGCAGCCGAGCGCTTCAAGGTCACCGAAAAGGTTCATGAGCGCCGCGTGGTGCTGACGAGCGGCGGCAGCCGGGTCGGCGAGTTGCTGGTCGGGACCTCGCCGGCCTATCGCCAGGTGCATGTCCGGGCCGGCGATGCCTCTCCGGTCTACGCCGTCGAGCTGGCGACCTACGACATCGGCGCGGAGCCCAGCGCCTGGATGCAGCACGGCATGCTGGATACGCCGCGCGACAAGATCGCCAGCGTGAGCGTCGGTGACGTCACCATCGATGGCAAGGACGGCAAGTTCACGCTGGCGGGGCTCGGCAAGGACGAGAAGCCGCGGCCCGACAAGATCGATGCCCTGGTCAGCGCGATGGCGCATCCTCTCTTCGATGGCGTACGCGGCAAGGGCAAGGCGGCGCTGACCCAGACCGACGCGCCCGACATCACCGTCACGCTGAAGCGGACCGATGGAAGCCAGCTGATCTATCGCTACAAGAAGGACGCCGGTGGCGGCTATCTGTTCACGCGTTCGGCGGAGGACTATCTCTTCCACGTGAGCGCCGACACCGCTGCGCCGATCGTGCTGGCCACGCGCGCGGCATTGATCGAGCCGCCGAAACCGGACAAGGCGCCGAACGCCAACAGCTCGGGCAACAAGAACTCGAACGACAAGAGCTCGGAAGACAAGGTTTCGGGCGCGAAGAGCCCGGACGACAACGCCGCAAAGGCCGAGACGGCAGGCGCCAAGGCAGATCAGGCGCCGGCGGCTGCAGCACTGCAGGCTGCTCCGACGTCATCCCATGGCGCCGATCAGGCCTCTCACGGCGGCGCCGAGCCGCCAAAGTCGCCCGGAGGCTAG
- a CDS encoding Gldg family protein yields MHNVLRIARKELAVFFASPAAFIFMAAFLAVTLFLFFWVDRFFARNIADVRPLFEWMPVLMIFIVSAVTMRMWSEERRAGTLEFLLTSPVAPLQLVLGKFLACLALVAIALALTLPLPITVSMIGRLDWGPVVGGYLAALALASAYISIGLFVSARSDNQVISLIVSTLICGAFYLLGSNTLTSLTGNEGGELLRQLGAGSRFESIARGVIDLRDLYYYLSIFGVFLVLNLYVLESLRWSSQGRAPQHRRWRMVAALTVANLVAVNLWLGQLPAARADLTAGHIYSISDETRSYLGQLQEPLLIRGYFSAQTHPLLAPLVPRLRDLLKEYEIAGQGKVRVEFVDPMQNAALEAEANKQYGIQPVPFQTSSKYQASVTNSYFNILVKYGDEYTTLGFRDLIEVKERGDGDSELDVNLRNPEYTITRAIKKVLNGYRGSGDVLAGLPHPVTLEAYISAKNLPEPLAKLKTALQELIKDDQSKTPGKLDAKIVDPDADGGQIAKTLQDDYGLEPLSVGLLNPKRFWFHLILKSGDKTEQIQLPEQLDKDGLKRNIDAELKRFTPGALRTVALYTPPAQQPMPQLGIPGGGGPSFDLLQQKLQENTLVDATQLKDGRVPERADILFVASPQQLDQKQVFAIDQFLMKGGTVIVATSPYQPSLRGNLDVAKTPSGLDDWLAFQGVKVGDSMVLDRQNASFPIPTERDVGGGIKVRQIRLMDYPFFADIRSDGLAQGAAPSAGTQQLTLSWASPLTIDADKVGKKRKIVDLIQSSPHSWTAKTTNVVPDFKAHPDTGFPPAEKQGRQLLGAMMEGEFTSFFAGKPSPLAKDAAEPKPDAKPDDAAKTTAADAKPSITGVISRSPESARLIVIGSGTFLSDDVLQLASSVDRTQYLAPLDFAQNLVDWSLEDRGLLALRSRGGQFSRTLAPMQSGGQMFWEYLNYALALAGLALVYIVRRVLRLGAQRRYLNMLGIAEART; encoded by the coding sequence ATGCATAACGTTCTTCGTATCGCTCGCAAGGAGCTGGCCGTCTTCTTCGCCTCGCCCGCGGCCTTCATCTTCATGGCGGCGTTCCTCGCGGTCACCCTGTTCCTGTTCTTCTGGGTCGACCGCTTCTTCGCCCGCAACATCGCCGACGTCCGGCCGCTGTTCGAATGGATGCCGGTGCTGATGATCTTCATCGTGTCGGCCGTCACGATGCGGATGTGGAGCGAGGAGCGGCGCGCCGGCACGCTGGAGTTCTTGCTGACCTCGCCGGTCGCGCCGCTGCAGCTGGTGCTCGGCAAGTTCCTCGCCTGCCTCGCTTTGGTCGCGATCGCGCTGGCGCTGACACTGCCGCTCCCGATCACGGTGTCCATGATCGGCCGGCTCGACTGGGGACCGGTGGTCGGCGGCTATCTCGCCGCGCTGGCCCTCGCCTCCGCCTACATCTCGATCGGCCTGTTCGTCAGCGCCCGCTCCGACAACCAGGTGATCAGCCTGATCGTCTCCACCCTGATCTGCGGCGCGTTCTACCTGCTCGGCTCCAACACGCTGACCTCGCTCACCGGCAACGAAGGCGGCGAGCTGTTGCGCCAGCTCGGGGCCGGCTCGCGCTTCGAGTCGATCGCCCGCGGCGTCATCGACCTGCGCGATCTCTATTACTATCTCAGCATCTTCGGCGTGTTCCTGGTGCTCAACCTCTATGTGCTGGAGAGCCTGCGCTGGTCGTCGCAGGGCCGCGCGCCGCAGCACCGGCGCTGGCGCATGGTGGCCGCGCTGACGGTGGCCAATCTCGTCGCCGTCAATCTGTGGCTCGGCCAGCTCCCCGCCGCGCGGGCCGATCTCACCGCCGGACACATCTATTCGATCTCGGACGAAACCCGGAGCTATCTCGGCCAGCTGCAGGAGCCGCTGCTGATCCGCGGCTATTTCAGCGCCCAGACCCACCCGCTGCTGGCGCCGCTGGTGCCGCGGCTGCGCGATCTGCTGAAGGAGTACGAGATCGCAGGACAAGGCAAGGTCCGGGTCGAGTTCGTCGATCCGATGCAGAACGCCGCGCTCGAGGCGGAGGCCAACAAGCAGTACGGCATCCAGCCGGTGCCGTTCCAGACGTCGAGCAAGTATCAGGCGTCGGTGACCAACTCCTACTTCAACATTCTCGTCAAATATGGCGATGAATATACGACGCTCGGCTTCCGCGACCTCATCGAGGTCAAGGAGCGCGGTGACGGCGACAGCGAGCTCGACGTCAATCTGCGCAATCCGGAATACACGATCACCCGCGCGATCAAGAAGGTGCTGAACGGCTATCGCGGCTCTGGCGACGTGCTGGCCGGCCTGCCGCACCCGGTGACGCTGGAGGCCTATATCTCGGCCAAGAACCTGCCCGAGCCGCTTGCCAAGCTGAAGACCGCGCTGCAGGAGCTGATCAAGGACGACCAGAGCAAGACGCCGGGCAAGCTCGACGCGAAGATCGTCGATCCCGACGCGGATGGCGGCCAGATCGCCAAGACCCTGCAGGACGATTACGGCCTCGAGCCGCTCTCGGTCGGCCTGCTCAATCCGAAGCGCTTCTGGTTCCATTTGATCCTGAAGAGCGGCGACAAGACCGAGCAGATCCAGCTGCCGGAGCAGCTCGACAAGGACGGCCTGAAGCGCAACATCGACGCCGAGCTGAAGCGCTTCACGCCCGGCGCGCTGCGGACCGTCGCGCTGTACACGCCCCCGGCGCAGCAGCCGATGCCGCAGCTCGGCATCCCCGGCGGCGGCGGGCCGTCGTTCGATCTGCTGCAGCAGAAGCTGCAGGAGAACACGCTCGTCGACGCCACCCAGCTGAAGGACGGCCGCGTCCCCGAGCGCGCCGACATCCTGTTCGTGGCCTCGCCGCAGCAGCTCGACCAGAAGCAGGTGTTCGCCATCGATCAGTTCCTGATGAAGGGGGGCACCGTGATCGTCGCCACCTCGCCCTACCAGCCGTCGCTGCGCGGCAATCTCGATGTGGCCAAGACGCCCTCAGGCCTCGATGACTGGTTGGCGTTCCAGGGCGTGAAGGTCGGCGACAGCATGGTGCTCGACCGCCAGAACGCCTCGTTCCCGATCCCGACGGAGCGCGACGTCGGCGGCGGCATCAAGGTGCGGCAGATCCGGCTGATGGACTACCCGTTCTTCGCCGACATCCGCAGCGACGGGCTGGCGCAGGGCGCGGCGCCCTCGGCCGGCACCCAGCAGCTGACGCTGTCCTGGGCCTCGCCGCTGACGATCGACGCCGACAAGGTCGGCAAGAAGCGGAAGATCGTCGATCTGATCCAGAGTTCGCCGCATTCGTGGACCGCCAAGACGACCAACGTCGTGCCGGACTTCAAGGCGCATCCCGACACCGGATTCCCTCCGGCCGAGAAGCAGGGGCGCCAGCTGCTCGGGGCCATGATGGAGGGCGAGTTCACGTCGTTCTTCGCCGGCAAGCCATCGCCGCTCGCCAAGGACGCTGCTGAGCCCAAACCCGATGCAAAGCCCGATGATGCCGCGAAGACAACGGCTGCCGACGCCAAGCCCAGCATCACCGGCGTGATCTCCCGCTCGCCCGAGAGCGCGCGGCTGATCGTGATCGGCTCGGGCACGTTCCTGTCGGACGACGTGCTGCAGCTCGCCTCCAGCGTCGACCGCACGCAGTATCTGGCACCGCTCGACTTCGCCCAGAACCTGGTCGACTGGTCGCTCGAGGACCGCGGGTTGCTGGCGCTGCGCAGCCGCGGCGGCCAGTTCTCGCGCACGCTCGCGCCGATGCAGAGCGGCGGCCAGATGTTCTGGGAATACCTGAACTATGCGCTCGCGCTCGCAGGGCTCGCACTCGTCTACATCGTGCGCCGCGTGCTGCGGCTCGGCGCCCAACGGAGATATCTCAACATGCTCGGCATAGCGGAGGCGCGGACATGA